The following are encoded together in the Natator depressus isolate rNatDep1 chromosome 10, rNatDep2.hap1, whole genome shotgun sequence genome:
- the MRPS34 gene encoding small ribosomal subunit protein mS34, translating into MARKKLYRPIAAMAKKIREYRALKNRPRDSQRFALDYETMIRPFTNKRLPVLAWEDVKNENRLFTLLCQLRLFGIGRMVTRKYWLWQYDEPCYWVVTKVRVDYTAESLDHGKAWGYLTFRGKTYNEVKEIDKVMYHDWRMVPKHEEEAFKKCTPVCMETIQCVPYPPLLRAMILAQRQKEGNLNTEEPLIDLEKIISFTKDYFQNQKKAKGTPV; encoded by the exons ATGGCTCGTAAGAAGCTGTACCGCCCAATCGCCGCCATGGCCAAGAAGATTCGTGAGTATCGGGCACTGAAGAACCGTCCCCGAGACTCCCAGCGCTTCGCCCTGGATTACGAGACCATGATCCGACCCTTCACGAACAAACGCCTGCCCGTGCTGGCCTGGGAGGATGTGAAGAACGAGAACCGCCTCTTCACGCTGCTTTGCCAGCTGCGGCTCTTTGGCATCGGCCGCATGGTCACCCGCAAGTATTGGCTCTGGCAGTATGACGAGCCCTGCTACTGGGTCGTTACCAAGGTCAGGGTGGACTACACAGCTGAG AGTTTGGATCATGGGAAAGCCTGGGGATACCTGACATTCAGAG GCAAGACGTATAATGAAGTGAAAGAGATTGACAAGGTGATGTATCATGACTGGAGGATGGTGCCCAAACATGAAGAGGAGGCCTTCAAGAAATGTACTCCAGTGTGCATGGAAACCATTCAGTGTGTGCCATACCCCCCTCTACTCCGAGCCATGATCCTTGCGCAAAGGCAGAAGGAAGGAAACCTTAACACAGAGGAACCACTGATTGATCTGGAGAAAATCATCTCCTTCACAAAGGACTACtttcaaaatcagaaaaaagCTAAGGGGACACCAGTGTGA